GGGGCTCACGGGAGGGGAGGATTGCTTCCCTTCGCTGGCAATCACGGCGCAAATCCGTGCGCTCACCCTGTGGCGTCGATCAGGCGGGCAAGGCGCAGAAGAGCGAGTTCGTAGCCTTGAACGCCGCAGCCGGCGATGACGCCGTCGGCGCGGCGCGAAACGAAGGAATGATGGCGAAATTCCTCGCGCTTGTGAATGTTGGAAATATGCACCTCGATCACCGGGCCTTCGAAGGCGTTGAGGGCGTCGAGCAAAGCCACCGACGTATGGGTGAAGGCGGCCGGATTGATGACGATGCCTCCGGCCCTGCCCCGCGCCTCGTGAATCCAGTCGATCAGCTCATATTCGCGGTTGCTTTGATGGAAATGCACCTCCAGCTTCAATTCGTTCGCCCGCGCATGGCACGCGCGCTCAACGTCGGCGATGGTCTCCGAGCCGTAGATTTCCGGCTCGCGCTGGCCGAGCAGGTTGAGATTGGGGCCATTCAGAACAGTGACGAGGCGGCTCATCCGGGCGTCCTTTTCGCGCGACGAATCCGTCTCGCCGCCGCGCCGAATTTAGGGGGCTTTTGCGAAAAG
This genomic interval from Candidatus Rhodoblastus alkanivorans contains the following:
- the aroQ gene encoding type II 3-dehydroquinate dehydratase, producing MSRLVTVLNGPNLNLLGQREPEIYGSETIADVERACHARANELKLEVHFHQSNREYELIDWIHEARGRAGGIVINPAAFTHTSVALLDALNAFEGPVIEVHISNIHKREEFRHHSFVSRRADGVIAGCGVQGYELALLRLARLIDATG